In Deltaproteobacteria bacterium, the following proteins share a genomic window:
- a CDS encoding sulfotransferase domain-containing protein, translated as MATPMARRRYVSVVDDNARWDGFVPRAGDVFVCTPAKCGTTWMQSIVASLLWPTDDAPGPVLAISPWIEMKGVIPVAELHAMLAAQTHRRFMKTHTPADGIPWFDEARYVFVARDGRDAFMSLCNHVEKFQDHLRDSLNADATAEGLPEFPAWDGDVHRFFARWVELDDFFFRHLATYWAERHRPNLLLVHYNDLKADLAGEMRRIAAFIGADVPEASWPEVVDRCTFERMREGEARMGAVDMVFKGGLKSFVFKGTNGRWRDVLTAEELAEYARRVAETLPPDCAAWMERGRSALARG; from the coding sequence ATGGCAACGCCGATGGCGCGCCGACGCTACGTTTCCGTGGTCGACGACAACGCCCGCTGGGACGGGTTCGTGCCCCGCGCCGGGGACGTCTTCGTGTGTACGCCCGCCAAGTGCGGCACCACCTGGATGCAGTCGATCGTTGCGAGCCTCCTCTGGCCGACGGACGACGCGCCCGGACCCGTGCTCGCGATCAGCCCGTGGATCGAGATGAAGGGCGTGATACCCGTGGCCGAGCTCCACGCCATGCTCGCGGCGCAGACGCACCGGCGCTTCATGAAGACGCACACCCCGGCCGACGGGATCCCATGGTTCGACGAGGCGCGATACGTGTTCGTCGCGCGCGACGGGCGCGACGCCTTCATGTCGCTCTGCAACCACGTCGAGAAGTTCCAGGACCATCTGCGCGACTCGCTGAACGCCGACGCCACCGCCGAAGGCCTGCCCGAGTTTCCCGCCTGGGACGGCGACGTCCACCGCTTCTTCGCGCGCTGGGTCGAGCTCGACGACTTCTTCTTCCGGCACCTGGCGACGTACTGGGCGGAGCGCCACCGTCCGAACCTCCTGCTCGTGCACTACAACGACCTGAAGGCCGACCTCGCGGGCGAGATGCGCCGCATCGCCGCTTTCATCGGCGCCGACGTACCGGAGGCGAGCTGGCCGGAGGTCGTCGATCGCTGCACGTTCGAGCGCATGCGCGAAGGCGAGGCCCGGATGGGCGCCGTCGACATGGTGTTCAAGGGCGGCCTCAAGAGCTTCGTCTTCAAGGGGACGAACGGCCGCTGGCGCGACGTGCTGACCGCCGAGGAGCTCGCGGAGTACGCGCGCCGCGTAGCCGAGACGCTGCCGCCCGACTGCGCGGCGTGGATGGAGCGCGGCCGGAGCGCGCTCGCGCGGGGCTGA
- a CDS encoding glutathione S-transferase family protein has protein sequence MLTLFDNAFSPFARKVRMVLEHKRIPFETVDGLAPEGHARLAAVNPRVEVPVIVDGDLAVANSPHIVAHLEHRHPARPVYPADPALRATALAWERIADTLVDAIVHDVSNGGFGFTPGTRPPGLLEAAREDLAPIYADLERALADRDFLCGDLSIADLALFPHLTAVRFLDVAFDGETHPRLLAWYKRLRQLDVGRADLDRTQAFLRDLGPDLQRPARIMWRGDRIEWLLARGFHAWFFAEIEAGRVAWPRR, from the coding sequence ATGCTCACGCTCTTCGACAACGCCTTCAGCCCGTTCGCCCGCAAGGTCCGCATGGTACTCGAGCACAAGCGGATTCCGTTCGAGACCGTGGACGGCCTCGCGCCGGAGGGGCACGCGCGGCTCGCCGCCGTGAACCCGCGCGTCGAAGTCCCCGTGATCGTGGACGGCGACCTCGCCGTCGCAAACTCGCCGCACATCGTCGCGCATCTCGAGCACCGGCACCCGGCGCGGCCGGTCTATCCGGCCGACCCCGCGCTGCGCGCCACGGCGCTCGCCTGGGAGCGGATCGCCGACACCCTGGTCGATGCGATCGTCCACGACGTCTCGAACGGCGGCTTCGGCTTCACGCCCGGCACGCGCCCGCCGGGGCTCCTCGAAGCGGCGCGCGAGGACCTGGCGCCGATCTATGCCGACCTCGAACGCGCCCTCGCGGACCGCGACTTCCTCTGCGGCGACCTCTCGATCGCCGACCTCGCGCTCTTCCCGCACCTGACCGCGGTCCGCTTCCTCGACGTCGCCTTCGACGGCGAGACGCACCCGCGGCTCCTTGCCTGGTACAAGCGCCTGCGTCAGCTCGACGTCGGCCGCGCCGACCTCGACCGCACCCAAGCCTTCCTCCGCGACCTCGGACCGGACCTGCAGCGGCCGGCGCGGATCATGTGGCGCGGCGACCGCATCGAGTGGCTCCTCGCGCGAGGCTTCCACGCCTGGTTCTTCGCCGAGATCGAGGCCGGGCGCGTGGCGTGGCCGCGGCGCTGA
- a CDS encoding phosphotransferase family protein, protein MDTEHERELRERLERFLARELGADGVRIVALSRSTEGFSQETFRFDAEVACGGARRVERWVAKRAPVAGLLEPYDLEPEFRVLHALSDDPFPSPPTPWFTRDPAVLERPFYVMRCLAGEVPIPAPTADGCGPFDDDERRALGPEVARTLAALHAVDWRAHGLGFLGDPGSGRTAAARELARWEARIRASGLPADPALTAALVWLRAHVPSCDETTLVHGDYRLGNFLVERDGARSRLTGVLDWEMVHLGDPLEDLAWCMSPLWRAGTEWASALVPPDEMAAAYAAASGRVVDPERLRFYDVLTLVKMIAIMQTGIRAFNDGRTRDLRMALFDHQLPFLLIILAVTLDFFGGGAD, encoded by the coding sequence ATGGATACCGAACACGAGCGCGAGCTCCGCGAGCGGCTCGAGCGCTTCCTCGCGCGCGAGCTCGGCGCCGACGGCGTGCGGATCGTCGCGCTGTCGCGCTCGACCGAAGGGTTCTCGCAGGAGACGTTCCGCTTCGACGCCGAGGTCGCGTGCGGCGGCGCGCGCCGCGTCGAGCGCTGGGTCGCGAAGCGCGCGCCGGTCGCCGGCCTCCTCGAGCCGTACGACCTCGAGCCCGAGTTCCGCGTCCTGCACGCGCTTTCCGACGACCCCTTCCCGTCGCCGCCGACGCCGTGGTTCACGCGCGATCCCGCCGTGCTCGAGCGGCCCTTCTACGTGATGCGCTGCCTCGCGGGCGAGGTGCCGATCCCGGCGCCTACCGCCGATGGGTGCGGTCCCTTCGACGATGACGAGCGCCGCGCCCTCGGTCCCGAGGTCGCACGCACGCTCGCGGCGCTGCACGCCGTCGACTGGCGGGCGCACGGCCTCGGCTTCCTCGGCGACCCGGGTTCCGGCCGCACCGCCGCGGCGCGCGAGCTCGCCCGGTGGGAAGCGCGCATCCGCGCGAGCGGCCTGCCCGCCGATCCCGCGCTCACCGCCGCGCTCGTCTGGCTGCGGGCGCACGTACCGTCGTGCGACGAGACCACGCTCGTGCACGGCGACTACCGGCTCGGCAACTTCCTCGTCGAGCGCGACGGCGCGCGCTCGCGGCTCACGGGCGTCCTCGACTGGGAGATGGTGCACCTCGGCGATCCGCTGGAGGATCTCGCGTGGTGCATGTCGCCGCTCTGGCGCGCCGGCACGGAATGGGCGTCGGCCCTGGTGCCGCCCGACGAGATGGCAGCGGCGTACGCCGCCGCGTCCGGCCGCGTCGTCGATCCGGAGCGCCTCCGCTTCTACGACGTGCTGACGCTCGTGAAGATGATCGCGATCATGCAGACCGGCATCCGCGCCTTCAACGACGGCCGCACCCGCGACCTCCGCATGGCGCTCTTCGACCATCAGCTGCCGTTTCTCCTGATCATCCTCGCCGTGACGCTCGACTTCTTCGGAGGAGGTGCCGACTGA
- a CDS encoding S1 RNA-binding domain-containing protein, which translates to MSAHEEEDFATLFAASEAQAAKTERRARTGDTVRGRVIAVGADTAFVAIGAKSEAAINLAEFRDPESGEVRIAVGDQIEATVTDDGSRSGSIVLKKTLGRGGHVPGELEQALAHGIAVEGTVTGVNKGGFDVQIVGQRAFCPASQIDLRRREPAEYVGQRLQFRLTKIEGGGRNIVVSRRQLLEAEAAKLAETTWERLHVGATVQGTVTSLRDFGAFVDLGGVEGLVHVSELGYGRARHPSEVLKVGDTVEAKVVKIEPDAKTGQKRVGLSIRALAVDPWTTAAEKFPAGATVRGTVRKLEAFGAFVELAPGVDGLAHVSRIVADRRISHPKQALEVGAEVEVTVLSVEPEQRRMSLSMVEGVRRAQEAAEHAERQEETAALAKVNQSRGLGTFGELLKRSLDKQR; encoded by the coding sequence ATGAGTGCCCACGAAGAGGAAGATTTCGCGACGCTGTTCGCGGCGAGCGAAGCCCAGGCCGCCAAGACCGAGCGACGCGCCCGTACCGGCGACACCGTGCGCGGCCGCGTGATCGCCGTCGGCGCCGACACCGCGTTCGTCGCGATCGGCGCCAAGTCGGAGGCGGCGATCAACCTCGCCGAGTTCCGCGACCCCGAGAGCGGCGAGGTCCGGATCGCGGTCGGCGACCAGATCGAAGCGACCGTCACCGACGACGGCAGCCGCTCCGGATCGATCGTGCTCAAGAAGACGCTCGGCCGCGGCGGCCACGTACCCGGCGAGCTCGAGCAGGCGCTCGCGCACGGCATCGCCGTCGAAGGCACCGTCACCGGCGTGAACAAGGGCGGGTTCGACGTGCAGATCGTCGGCCAGCGCGCGTTCTGTCCCGCGTCGCAGATCGATCTCCGCCGCCGCGAGCCTGCCGAGTACGTCGGCCAGCGCCTGCAGTTCCGCCTCACCAAGATCGAGGGTGGCGGCCGCAACATCGTCGTCTCGCGCCGCCAGCTCCTCGAGGCGGAAGCCGCGAAGCTCGCCGAGACGACGTGGGAGCGCCTGCACGTCGGCGCGACCGTGCAGGGCACCGTGACGTCGCTCCGCGACTTCGGCGCCTTCGTCGATCTCGGCGGCGTCGAGGGGCTCGTCCACGTGAGCGAGCTCGGCTACGGCCGCGCCCGGCACCCGTCGGAGGTCCTGAAGGTCGGCGATACGGTCGAGGCCAAGGTGGTGAAGATCGAGCCGGACGCGAAGACGGGCCAGAAGCGCGTCGGTCTCTCGATCCGCGCGCTCGCCGTCGATCCGTGGACGACCGCCGCCGAGAAGTTCCCGGCCGGGGCGACGGTGCGCGGCACGGTGCGGAAGCTCGAGGCGTTCGGCGCGTTCGTCGAGCTCGCGCCCGGTGTCGACGGCCTCGCGCACGTCTCGCGGATCGTCGCCGATCGACGCATCTCGCACCCCAAGCAGGCGCTCGAGGTCGGGGCCGAGGTCGAGGTGACGGTGCTCTCGGTCGAGCCCGAGCAGCGCCGCATGTCGCTCTCGATGGTCGAAGGCGTGCGGCGCGCGCAGGAGGCGGCCGAGCACGCCGAGCGGCAGGAAGAGACGGCGGCGCTCGCGAAGGTGAACCAATCGCGGGGGCTCGGCACCTTCGGCGAGCTCCTGAAGCGCTCGCTCGACAAGCAGCGCTGA
- a CDS encoding methylamine dehydrogenase (amicyanin) light chain gives MTGLDALLERYARRLARRSDRRGFLAKLGAVVVGGVALPLLPIARGLAAAPEGQAHPAEVDGPEGDPTRCEYWRHCAIDGFLCSCCGGSQTSCPPGTEMAPITWIGTCRNPADGKDYAIWYNDCCGRGFCGRCFCNRNEGDRPVYHPYRSNDINWCSGASTQVYHCSTALVIGLAEEGQPEK, from the coding sequence ATGACGGGACTCGACGCGCTCCTCGAACGCTACGCTCGGCGCCTCGCACGCCGGAGCGACCGTCGCGGTTTCCTCGCGAAGCTCGGCGCCGTCGTCGTCGGCGGCGTCGCGCTGCCGCTCCTCCCGATCGCGCGCGGGCTTGCGGCCGCTCCCGAAGGGCAGGCGCACCCGGCCGAGGTCGACGGTCCCGAAGGCGACCCGACCCGCTGCGAATACTGGCGGCACTGCGCGATCGACGGCTTCCTCTGCAGCTGCTGCGGCGGCTCGCAGACGTCGTGTCCGCCCGGCACCGAGATGGCGCCGATCACCTGGATCGGCACGTGCCGCAATCCCGCCGACGGGAAGGACTACGCGATCTGGTACAACGACTGTTGCGGGCGCGGGTTCTGCGGCCGCTGCTTCTGCAACCGCAACGAGGGCGACCGGCCCGTCTATCATCCGTATCGCAGCAACGACATCAATTGGTGCTCCGGCGCGTCGACGCAGGTCTACCATTGCTCGACCGCGCTGGTGATCGGCCTCGCCGAGGAAGGTCAGCCGGAGAAGTGA
- the mauD gene encoding methylamine dehydrogenase accessory protein MauD, with product MTEALLVSNVLLWIAVAALAAVIAALVRQIGVLHERVFPVGALVMPGGPKVGEAAPARAATDLAGRAVAIGGADPTGRRTLLFFVSPTCPVCKTLLPIVRSLAASAAPPTRLVFASDGDVDAQRAFVARAGLGDHPYVVSADLGLAYQVGKLPYAVLIGGDGVLLAKGLVNTREHVESLFEAARLGVASMQEWLQEHDVRRTA from the coding sequence ATGACCGAGGCGCTTCTCGTCTCGAACGTGCTCCTCTGGATCGCGGTGGCGGCGCTCGCGGCGGTGATCGCGGCGCTCGTGCGGCAGATCGGCGTGCTCCACGAGCGCGTCTTCCCGGTCGGTGCGCTCGTCATGCCGGGCGGTCCGAAGGTCGGTGAGGCCGCGCCGGCGCGCGCCGCGACCGACCTCGCCGGCCGCGCCGTCGCGATCGGCGGCGCCGATCCGACCGGGCGACGCACGCTCCTCTTCTTCGTCTCGCCGACGTGTCCGGTCTGCAAGACCCTGCTGCCGATCGTGCGGTCGCTCGCCGCGAGCGCCGCGCCGCCGACCCGGCTCGTCTTTGCGAGCGACGGCGACGTCGACGCGCAGCGGGCCTTCGTCGCGCGCGCCGGGCTCGGCGACCACCCGTACGTGGTCTCGGCCGACCTCGGGCTCGCCTACCAGGTCGGCAAGCTGCCCTACGCGGTCCTGATCGGCGGCGACGGGGTGCTCCTCGCCAAGGGGCTCGTGAACACGCGCGAGCACGTCGAGAGCCTCTTCGAGGCGGCGCGGCTCGGGGTTGCGTCGATGCAGGAATGGTTGCAAGAGCACGACGTCCGGAGAACGGCATGA
- a CDS encoding methylamine utilization protein MauE → MLDPAVTLAARAAFALLFAGAAWHKLRDRSGFAAVLAGYRVLPERVVPAAGAALAALELATAGAWLVPGAARGAALATVALLAVYALAIGVNLARGRRAIDCGCGVGGAAQPIGEGLVARNVLLAAAALATLRPTAPRALGWLDAPTVAGVVVVAACAWTAAHGLAAAAARVRTVDARRAAQAEAPR, encoded by the coding sequence ATGCTCGACCCGGCCGTGACGCTCGCCGCGCGCGCCGCCTTCGCGCTGCTCTTCGCGGGCGCCGCCTGGCACAAGCTCCGCGATCGCTCGGGCTTCGCGGCGGTGCTGGCGGGATATCGCGTGCTGCCGGAGCGGGTCGTGCCGGCGGCGGGCGCCGCGCTCGCGGCGCTCGAGCTCGCGACCGCGGGTGCCTGGCTCGTGCCCGGCGCCGCCCGCGGCGCGGCGCTCGCGACCGTCGCGCTCCTCGCCGTCTACGCGCTCGCGATCGGCGTGAACCTGGCGCGCGGACGGCGGGCGATCGACTGCGGGTGCGGGGTCGGCGGCGCGGCGCAACCGATCGGGGAGGGGCTCGTCGCGCGAAACGTGCTGCTGGCGGCCGCCGCGCTCGCGACCCTCCGGCCGACGGCGCCGCGCGCGCTCGGCTGGCTCGACGCGCCGACGGTCGCCGGGGTCGTCGTCGTCGCGGCGTGCGCCTGGACGGCGGCGCACGGGCTCGCGGCCGCCGCCGCGCGCGTCCGGACCGTCGACGCGCGGCGCGCCGCGCAGGCCGAGGCGCCGCGATGA
- a CDS encoding nucleoside deaminase, which produces MRRAIALADENVRSGRGGPFGAVVARDGVILGEGANAVTTSNDPTAHAEVVAIRNACRALGDFRLAGCEVYASCEPCPMCLGAVYWARLDRLWFAADRADAERAGFDDRFIYREIAADLDARRIPTARLLVAPGREVLERWRVTADKVAY; this is translated from the coding sequence ATGCGGCGGGCGATCGCCCTCGCCGACGAGAACGTGCGCAGCGGCCGGGGCGGGCCGTTCGGCGCCGTGGTCGCGCGCGACGGGGTGATCCTCGGCGAAGGCGCGAACGCGGTGACGACGAGCAACGATCCGACGGCGCACGCCGAGGTCGTCGCCATCCGGAACGCCTGCCGCGCGCTCGGCGACTTCCGGCTGGCCGGCTGCGAGGTCTATGCGAGCTGCGAGCCGTGCCCGATGTGCCTCGGCGCCGTCTACTGGGCGCGCCTCGACCGGCTCTGGTTCGCCGCCGACCGCGCCGACGCCGAGCGCGCCGGCTTCGACGACCGCTTCATCTATCGTGAGATCGCCGCCGATCTCGACGCGCGCAGGATCCCGACGGCACGCCTGCTGGTCGCTCCGGGCCGCGAGGTGCTGGAGCGCTGGCGGGTGACCGCGGACAAGGTCGCATACTGA